In Arthrobacter alpinus, a single window of DNA contains:
- a CDS encoding glycoside hydrolase family 13 protein, which yields MSVFSPDLVVPSSTAAATTSAPFAGQLTPVHLAIAENKRHWSADSVIYQVYPRSFRDSNGDGVGDLAGITLELGQLADLGVDAVWLSPFYSSPQRDAGYDVSDYCQVDPLFGTLTDFENLMETADSLGLRVIIDLVPNHCSDQHALFQAALSAAPGSQERDMFIFRDGQGSDGSLPPNNWQSHFGGPAWTRTTNLDGTLGQWYLHLFDSTQPDFNWDNSAVHTEFERILRFWLDRGVHGFRVDVAHALVKAPGLPNWGGTAWGGSSEGFPGHLAPMFGQPALHDIYRRWREVLADYGPDKILCAEANVDPLERMADWVRPDQMHQAFNFPYLTTGFSAPALRNVVQSSLNAFDAVGATSTWVLSNHDVVRHATRFGYDGAGPRDGDGVGSGDAQPNLPLGRQRAAAASLFMLALPGACYLYQGEELGLPDHTTLPHDARQDPTFARTGGERLGRDGCRIPLPWRADSHAAGFSDGATEPAAPWLPQPADWQSYARDTQAGDPASHLALYSNALKLRRELKLGTGSLQWAEEFCTEHSLAFLNGSTLVLLNTGTEPLQLPGGTILARSLPELGDSAQLESSEAIWLKL from the coding sequence ATGTCTGTCTTCTCCCCGGACCTCGTTGTCCCTTCCTCCACAGCTGCAGCAACAACCTCGGCACCCTTTGCCGGCCAATTGACGCCGGTTCATCTGGCCATTGCCGAGAACAAACGGCACTGGTCGGCCGATTCCGTGATCTATCAGGTTTATCCGCGCTCATTCCGTGACAGCAATGGCGACGGCGTGGGAGACCTGGCTGGCATCACGCTTGAATTGGGCCAATTGGCCGATCTTGGTGTTGACGCCGTGTGGCTCTCGCCGTTTTACAGCTCGCCACAACGCGACGCCGGCTACGACGTCTCCGATTATTGCCAGGTCGACCCGCTCTTTGGCACCCTCACCGACTTCGAAAACCTCATGGAGACGGCTGACTCACTGGGCCTGCGCGTGATCATCGATCTGGTCCCGAACCACTGCTCCGATCAGCATGCCCTCTTCCAGGCAGCCCTCTCCGCCGCCCCCGGCAGCCAGGAGCGGGACATGTTCATCTTCCGCGATGGACAAGGCAGCGACGGCTCCCTGCCGCCCAACAACTGGCAGTCCCACTTTGGCGGCCCGGCCTGGACCCGCACAACGAATCTCGACGGCACTCTCGGCCAGTGGTACCTGCACCTTTTCGATTCAACCCAGCCCGATTTCAACTGGGACAACTCCGCCGTCCACACAGAATTTGAACGCATCCTGCGGTTCTGGCTCGATCGCGGCGTTCACGGCTTCCGCGTCGACGTGGCCCACGCCCTGGTCAAGGCCCCAGGCCTGCCCAATTGGGGCGGCACGGCATGGGGTGGCAGCTCAGAGGGCTTCCCCGGGCATCTGGCTCCCATGTTTGGCCAGCCGGCCCTGCACGACATCTACCGCCGCTGGCGCGAGGTCCTGGCAGACTACGGCCCGGACAAGATCCTGTGCGCCGAGGCCAACGTCGATCCGCTTGAGCGTATGGCGGATTGGGTCCGCCCCGATCAAATGCACCAAGCATTCAACTTCCCCTACCTGACCACCGGATTCTCGGCACCCGCCCTGCGCAACGTGGTCCAGTCGTCACTGAACGCCTTCGACGCCGTGGGCGCCACCAGCACCTGGGTGCTCTCCAACCACGACGTCGTCCGCCACGCCACCCGGTTCGGGTACGACGGCGCCGGCCCCCGGGACGGCGACGGCGTCGGCTCAGGTGACGCACAGCCCAACCTCCCGCTGGGCCGCCAACGTGCGGCCGCGGCGTCGTTGTTCATGCTGGCCCTGCCCGGTGCCTGCTACCTCTACCAGGGCGAGGAGCTGGGTCTTCCCGACCACACGACGCTCCCCCATGACGCTCGCCAAGACCCAACCTTTGCCCGCACTGGTGGTGAACGGCTTGGCCGCGACGGTTGCCGCATCCCGCTGCCATGGCGCGCCGACAGCCACGCGGCCGGGTTCAGCGACGGTGCCACGGAACCAGCCGCACCTTGGCTCCCCCAGCCCGCCGACTGGCAAAGCTACGCCCGCGACACCCAAGCCGGCGATCCGGCGTCGCACCTTGCGCTGTACAGCAACGCTCTCAAGCTGCGGCGCGAGCTCAAGCTGGGCACCGGGTCGCTGCAGTGGGCCGAGGAATTCTGCACGGAGCATTCGCTGGCATTCCTGAACGGATCCACCTTGGTGCTGCTCAATACCGGCACCGAACCCTTGCAGTTGCCCGGCGGCACCATCCTTGCGCGGTCACTTCCCGAACTCGGCGACAGTGCTCAACTAGAATCGTCCGAGGCTATCTGGCTTAAACTGTGA
- a CDS encoding LacI family DNA-binding transcriptional regulator has protein sequence MAGIKEVAELSGLSIATVSRALGGKGSVSEKSRKLAQEAAAELGFVLSYAASSLASGRNHNIGIVVPSVDRWFYSSVIDGASSELIEAGYDLTLYTTSQNESHRATILTDFLLRKRLDAVIAVSLELTESEVSQLLAIHRPVLGIGGPLPGADSLRVDDFQLAKRATEHLIGLGHTRIAHIGGDLEYDSDFKLPGTRRSGYQMAMKEARLPTSEAWQQSSDFTVQGAYATARGLLGAGRIRPTAVFAASDEMAIGTILAARDFGLRVPEELSVIGIDGHELGEVFGLTTFDQNPRGQGALAAQRILARLDQSGRGEGVVFEPVAEEFPTFLVVRRSTAVPAAE, from the coding sequence GTGGCGGGCATCAAAGAGGTGGCGGAACTTTCCGGGCTGTCCATAGCTACCGTGTCTCGTGCGCTGGGCGGCAAGGGAAGCGTCTCCGAGAAAAGCAGGAAACTTGCCCAAGAAGCGGCCGCAGAACTTGGATTCGTACTGTCTTATGCAGCGTCCAGCCTCGCCTCCGGTCGAAACCACAACATTGGCATTGTTGTGCCCAGTGTGGATCGCTGGTTCTATTCATCGGTGATTGACGGCGCCTCCTCGGAACTCATCGAGGCCGGCTACGATCTCACCCTGTACACCACGAGCCAGAACGAGAGTCACCGCGCAACCATCCTCACCGATTTCCTCCTGCGCAAAAGGCTCGACGCCGTCATCGCCGTTTCGCTGGAACTCACCGAGTCGGAGGTCAGCCAGCTATTGGCAATCCACCGACCGGTGCTGGGAATCGGTGGACCCCTGCCCGGTGCTGACAGCCTTCGTGTGGATGATTTCCAACTTGCAAAAAGGGCCACCGAACACCTGATCGGGCTTGGCCACACACGCATTGCCCATATTGGTGGCGACCTCGAGTATGACTCAGACTTCAAATTGCCCGGGACCAGGCGCAGTGGCTACCAAATGGCCATGAAGGAGGCCAGGCTGCCCACCTCTGAAGCATGGCAGCAGAGCTCAGACTTTACTGTTCAAGGCGCTTACGCGACGGCACGGGGGCTCTTGGGCGCCGGCAGGATCCGGCCCACAGCTGTTTTCGCGGCCTCCGATGAGATGGCCATAGGAACCATCCTCGCGGCCCGAGACTTTGGTCTGCGTGTCCCCGAGGAACTCTCGGTCATCGGAATTGACGGCCACGAGCTCGGCGAGGTCTTTGGGCTGACAACCTTCGACCAGAATCCACGCGGCCAGGGGGCCCTTGCAGCCCAACGGATTTTGGCTAGGTTGGATCAGTCTGGGCGGGGCGAGGGTGTTGTTTTCGAGCCGGTTGCGGAGGAGTTTCCTACTTTTTTGGTGGTGCGGCGGAGCACGGCCGTTCCGGCGGCGGAGTGA